In Spirosoma pollinicola, the genomic window GCCACTCAAGGATGGTGAAGGGAAACGAACCCTCCGTCACGCGGCACCTGTCCAGGACAAAAGCGGTATTACCCCGCAGATATGCGTCGATCATGCAATTGACCACGGCTTTGAACGAGCGTCTGTACAAGGGGAACGCCGGTTGTTGGCATCGGCGTATCGGCACAGCATTGGCAATCGCTCGGTGTCATTGGATCAGATCACAGCGGATTTGAAAGACGATGCACGGCTGGTGCATGTTGAAGAAAAAGGCCGGACGTTTTCCACGACGAAGCAGGTTCTGTCCGAAGAACAACGGATGGTCACCCTTGCCCGTCAGGGACAGGGTAAGTTGAAGCCTCTTTACGACAAAGTGCCAGATCTGAAACTGGACGGCCAACAGGCGGAAGCTGTTCGGCACGTCCTCACCACCCCGCACCGCGTATCGATCATCCGGGGTGCTGCCGGGACCGGCAAGACCACGCTGATGAAGGAGGCCGTTGGCTTGATGGAACAGGCCGGTAAAAAAGTGACGGTTGTAGCGCCCTCCTCCCAGGCTTCACGGGGCGTGTTGCGTGAAGAGGGTTTCCAGGAAGCTGAAACCGTCGCCCGGTTGCTGGTCGATGAGAAGATGCAGGCGAATTTGCAGGGTCAAGTCATCTGGTGTGACGAAGCCGGGCTTTTGGGGACGAAGGATATGACGGCTTTGTTGGAGATTGCCACTAAGCAGAACGCCCGGTTGATTTTGGGGGGAGATACCAGGCAGCACTCAAGCGTCGTGCGCGGAGACGCTCTGCGTATATTAAATACCGTTGGCGGTATCAAGACGGCGGAGGTTAGCCGGATTTACCGGCAGCGTAACGCGGATTATCGCTCAACGGTCGAAGATTTGGCACAGGGCGACGTGGCAAAAGCGTTTCAAAAGCTGGATGGCATGGAGGCCATTCAGTCAATCGACCCGTTACAGCCAAATAGCCAGCTTGTGAAAGACTATGTCGATACGGTCAAAAAGGGCAAGTCGGCGCTCGTTGTCTCGCCAACCCATGCACAGGGTGAAGCGGTAACGGGCGATATCCGCCGGACGTTGCAGGAGCGCGGTCTGCTCTCGAAAAAAGAGGTGACAGCTTCCCGGCTAGTCAATCTCAATTTGACGGAAGCCGAGCGGGGCGACTGGCGCAATTTCAAGCCCGGTCAGGTGATACAGTTCAATCAGAATTTGACCGGTATCAAGCGCGGGAGTGTGTGGACGGTCGAAATAGCGACTGACAAAGGGGTGACCATAAAAGACGATCAGGGCCACGCCCTGCCCCTGCCAACCGTCAGGAGTCGCGACTATGACGTGTACCATCAAAGTGAAATTAGCCTTGCCAAAGGTGATGCCGTGCGTATCACGCGCAACGGCTTTGATCGTGATGGAACGCGAATGAATAATGGCCAGACGCTGGACGTACTGAAAGTGTCGAAACAAGGGGACGTGATTTTACGCAACGCACAGAGCAAAGTCGAATACCGGTTGGATAAGGAGTTCGGCCATATCGCACATAATTATTGTGTCACATCTCATGCCTCGCAGGGCAAGACTGTTGACGAAGTATTCATTTCGCAACCGGCTTCTACGTTCTCGGCAACGAACGCGAAACAGTTCTATGTTTCGGTTTCAAGAGGCCGCGATCGTGTCAGAATTTATACGGATGATAAGGAACAGTTGATGTTGCAGGCGTCCCAAATGGGCGACCGTCAATCAGCCCTTGAACTGGTCGGACGTAAAAACAGAACGACAGACCTCGTACAGCAACGCATCCGTGACGAACTAAACCGTCAGCCGGTCAATCGGGACAAGCCGAAAGACGTTGCAAAACCACCTCGCTTTAAAGATCGTGATTATGAACCAGGGCTTTAAACTCCGATTTGATCAGTTGCGCGAAAATGACCCAACCGAGCCAGCGGATGGGTCCGGTTTACTATTGATCGAGAATTACCCCGTGCAGGGTCATACGCGGAATGTCTGTCTGGTCTGGCCGGATGGCCGGAAGGCTTTTCTGAATTACGCCTATCTTGTCGTTGCAGACTTTGAGCCAAACAACGAAAAGAATGTTATCAAGCTGGGATTCTCATCGCACAACGTCACTTTACAGGGTTATAGTCTTGAAACGCTCTTTATTGCGTTGCTTGACCACCTGCCCCGCATCATCACTGCTATCGATCCGCGCTACGTGCTTGATGAGGATAAACAGAAAAGCGTGGTCATAGAAATTGTCCTGGAAAAAAGCGATAGCTAACCCTTGCCGTTCGGGAATAGCGGCAATAGAAAAGCCGGGCAAACTTACGTCTGCCCGGCTACGGGTTTATTCAGTTTTTGGCTTGTTGGGCCGAATTGTCAGGTTCACATCCTGGCCCAAGAGGTTAAGGATAAGATTTAGACCCTCCCCATCGCTATGCGCCCATGCGGCACCGACTTTAATCCACACTGCTTTGTCGGAACCGTCTTTCTGTTTGACACTGTATACGAAATGTGAGGGGGCTTTTGAGCTTGGGTTTTGGGTGGTGGTGGTCATCATCAAATCTCCTTTTCTGTGTTGTTGATGATGTCAGCAATTAAAACCGCCAACCTTGCGACCGCTCCCCGAAGGCAAAAAATCGATGCGAAGTGAAGCGGAGTGTCTATTTTTTGCCGAAGTCACAGAGCCTTTTTGCGTTAGCAAAAAGGAGGGATAAGCGTCGGAGCAAGGTTAGCGGTTAAGCTGACAGCATCAATCAACGGACACAGAAAAGCGGGAGTTGAAACCGGACGGAACATTACTCAATGCGTCCCGCCCGGCAAGTCGTCAATCAGGATGGTTGGAGCTTATGCAGATATTCAACGGCTTTCTGTGCATGGGATGCTGCTGAAAAGATCAGGCGTTGTTATTATTATATATAATCTTTATCCGAGAATGGATAAAGATCGGCATGTTTGGTTCCCGGCGTAGACTCAAAGCTAGGGTCTACTGCTAAAAATTAGGCACCATTGCTGTTTTTAATCAAAACGGCAGCGGTTTTATTTGAACCCTTGGGCTACACCAAGACAAAATTACTTTCAAATCTTGCACTGCCCACGTAGTTGACACGAGTAGAAGTTACTTAGTTAGCAGAGTCTCCAAGTTTTTTCTGCATTACAATAACTTCATTTAAGCTGTAGCCTATCGCTTCATAAAATTTAAGAACGGTATCGTTTTCTGGACGGATCATAAGCAATAGTTTCGGGACACCATGCTTAACAAGCCAGTTTTCAGCGGCTTGCATCATTGCTGCTCCAAATCCCCGTCCACGATGGGCGTCCTCTACTGCGAGATAGTAAACCCAACCACGATGACCATCAAATCCCACCATAACTGTAGCAATAACTGCTCCATCTAAACGGCCTGCTAGTACTGTAGATGATGGCGTGGCAAGTGCGAATTTAATATCAGCTTGAGGATCATTCCAAGGTCTTGTTAGACCTGCCGATGTCCATAAAGCAGTGGCGGAATCAATTTCTGATAAAGTTAAAGCAGATATTTCCATTTATGTCGAATCTTATATAGTAGATGTAGCGGGACGCGAAAAGGCTGACGGTGCAAATTCAGAGGTAATATAATTCCAAGTTTCTGAGAATTTGTGGTCTCTAAGTAAACCATATTTTTCAGTTAATCGCTTTCTTTCGGGACCGTATCTTATACTGAAGCATGTAACAGTCCAAAGTTCTATCTCTGAAGGTGAAAGTTGGACAATTAAAGCATCAATATACTCTTGTGATGAATCAGAGGTCATTGCATCTGCATATTTCATAAGAAGATCTAGGTTTCTGATGAGTACTCCCAAAACTGGTGCTTTACTTCGCGCATTTATTACAATTAAACGAGCCGTTTCTTTAGATAATGCTTGAGAGGATAGCGCCTCATGTGCATCTGTTAGGGCTCTTTCAATTGCATTCCTTCCATAAATTATATTGTTGGTTACTGCATCATTGTACCTAACGGAATCAACCATCCGATTATAATGATGAAGTAAATTGAAGAACATTACACCTGCTTGTTGTAGTCGAGCGGTAGTTACTTGTTCCTCCATGGCTTTCCTTTGCCCATGCATTTCGCGTCTAGATGCTCGGAGCTCCTGTCGCTGCAAATCAAGATCCATCTCTTGTAAGAGTAATTGTCTTCGTTGACCTAGAAAGGCAGCATACACAAGAGCGAATCCAGCGGCAGACCAAATAGAACTTACGGCTCCTCCGAGAAATGTTCCAAGATCAGCCATCTGAGATTTCTCTGTACCAAATATCATCCATCCAGCAGCGTACAAAACAAATCCTGATATAAACCCCGTCCACCCTAAAACTGGAGCCCAACGAAGTTGCCGGTCGATACGGCTAATTGATATATCACGCTGTAATCGTATATGCTTTCGGCGAGCAATCGTTACATGTGACGCTGTGGTTGCAGATTCAGCCATAACTACAAAATTATTCGAGCAGCCAGCTAAATGGATTACAAAATGTCGATCCATCCATCGCACGCAATATATATAATTAACAATTATATATACTTTATAAATCCAAGTTTAGAACGCAGAATGTACTAGTGAACGTCAAAAATTTTTATTAACTATATAATATTTGGTTAATTGAATATTAGATAGCATAATTTTACGACCCTATTAAGGCTTACCCACCCGCTCTTACAAGTACCTAGTTAGACTATAGGACGACTTTTCAAACGATTACTCTCATATTACACAAGAAGATTGCAGACTATACAGGTATTCGACGGCTTTCTGCGCATGAGATGCTGCTGAAAAGATCAGGCGTTTGTCGTTCTGCAAAGCCTGTAGCCAGGACTGGATATAGGCGGCATGTTTGGCCTCCGGCATCGGCTCAAAGCCAAGGTCAGCTGCTAAGAAACAGGCTCCCAATTCGGCAACCAGTTCTTCTCTGGCGTAACCGGCATCGCCATACACCTTGCGGCCTAAATCCCGGTCAAGACGGGTCGGGTGCCGCGTCCAATGAGTAATTTCATGGGCTAAAATCGCGTAGTAGCTCTCAACGCTTACAAAACTTTCGAACGGTGGCATCTGAACGCGGTCGGTCGAAATGGCATAAGAGGCTTCGCGTCCGGTATAGATGTCGGCTTTTGTTTCCGCAAAGAAGGTTTCAAGTTGCTGGTTACGTGACTTTGTATCAACAACCGCCGGTCCGGACCGTTTGTAAAAACGGTCGTCTAAACCGTCGATCTGGGCAGCGTTAAATACAGCATAGGGTTTGAGAAACGGGATCTGACTGGTTACGATTTCGTTGTTATCGGTCTTGTCTTCGACCGTGAATTTATCAGCATAGACAATCTGCGTTGCCTTCTCGCCTTTGCAAACGTTGGCCTTAAGCTCAACTGCCTGTTTATAGGTCATCCAGTAAGGCGAAGCGTAGCCCTGCTCGGCGGCTGTTCCCCACAGCAGGAGGGTATTGATACCCTGATAGGGAATGCCATTCCAGCGAAGCGGACGCATCACCTGACCGGCGAGATGGTCAGAATGCCACGGCTTGCGCCATGTCAGATTGCCAGCCTCAAGATCGGTGATGATTTTGCCTGTCACGCGGCTATAGACATCATTGTGCGTAGGCGATTCCGGCGCTGGTGTTGTTGTTTTGGTTTTAGAGTTCGTGCGGTGTTTATGGGTGGTGGTCGGCATGGTCTGTTCTCCACGGGTCAGGGTTACGGGGATGGCAAAACCCGGCTTTAAGCAAATAAACCGGCAAGAATTTTGGTTGGCGGGGAAGCGTGAAACGCTGGCGAAAATTCTTGTTGGTGGCGTGAGCGGGCCGGGTACAGTCCCGTCCTTAAGCCTGTTCTGTGGTGAATGACCACGCTCAATGGCTTCCACCGCAAACGCTCAGGAAACAACGAAAATAACAGCCTCAACTTGGCATCAGGCCGTCGTCTGCAAAGGAGCAATAGCTCCGGGGTGTTATGATCAGGTGATCGAGTACGGCAATATCAAGCAGCTTGCCACCCTCCTTCAGCTTGCGCGTCAGGGACTTGTCAGCTTCGGAGGGTTGCAGATTCCCGCTCGGGTGGTTGTGCGCCAGAATGATGGCGGACGCGCCAACCTTTAAAGCCGTTGCAAAAATGATCTTTGGATCGGCCGTACAGGATGAGATGCTACCTGAAGAGATGCCGGAAACGGCAAGGCAATTGTTCTTTTGATCGAGCAGCAGGATTTTAAACTGTTCGACCAGTTCCAAACGGTTTTCATCCCATGACGCCAGCAGAATTTCGTAAGCCGTTGACGACGAGGTGATCTGTAACCGATCCTGATACGGTATTTTGTTACGATAAACGATTTCGACTTCGTTGACTTTGAAGAGATGTTGCAACGTAAGCTGTTCCATGTTCCGCACTCCTACAGGGTTAGATCAAGCGTGTGCATGTGCCACGCGTTTACATCCTTGTGTGGCGCGTAAAGGCGGTTCATGCGCTGGTGCGTAAGGTCATTTTGCGTTGTGAGGAAGTCGGCAAGTGATGCTGTCGCCGTATCACCGGCCTTGTCGTTGTCAAACCACGAATAGGCAATCCGGTATCCATAGCCTTGAATGTATGGCGCGATCTGTTTCAGGTTCGACACAGAGTTGAGAACTATTGTATCGCCCTTGAAGCCCTCGCCCTGTAAACGCGCAATCGCAGACAGGTAGTCAAAATACCCCTCGAACAGATGGATGCTGTCGGGCTTCGGCTCTTTGCCGCGAATGAAAGAAATGGTTTTGGGGCCAAGAGATCCTTTAAAAAAAGGATTGCGCAGTTCGTAACCCCCCTCCTCATTGTCAAAGCCAAGCGCGAAAAAGCTTTTGCCGGAGCGCTGGTTCTTAACGTGAACTTCTTTTGAATGCTGACGGGCCAGCTCTAATGGAATGCCGCGCTTTTCGAGATAATGGATCAAACCTAAATGCTGAAGGGGCTTTGCCTTTTTCAATATCAGGCCCGGTTCTTCCGGTTCTGTAGGTTCTCGATGGACAGGCGTAAACTTATATGGTCCTAGCCCGATATTCTTGATCCAGCGCAACGCATCGGCGGTGGTGTCGGCCTCACGCGTGAATTTGAGAAAGGCACGGGCCAGGTCAACCGGATCTCCGCCCCGTCCATCGCCAAAGTCGTGCCAGCGGTTGGTTTTGAGATAGACATAGAAGCTCGGCGTTTTCTCCTCCCGGACGGGGGATAGGTAAAGGTGCTTGCCGGGGCTGGTCTTTTTGGGATGAATGTCCAACCGGCTCAAAATTTCGACAATAGGGATCTCTTTCGCGTCATGAATGTTCATGGCGATCTCCTCAGTTCAGGAATGGAAAAAGTTGTGTGGCCTCTTAAATACGCAAGGCCATTATCTGGCTATGATTTCCAAAGTCGGTCTTCGATAAACTTGTCTAGGCTGGAACGACGGTAGCGGACGGCGCGGCCAATCTTTATCGGTTCGAGGTTGTAGCGTTTGGTGCAGTCCCAGACGGCTAACGTGCCAGGCGAAACCCGAAGATACTTGGCAGCTGTTTTTCTGTCGAGTAAAGGTTCTTGATCAGTTTTCATTTTTTCCTCCTCTAACTTAAATATTAGCTATAAATGAGCATTAGGAATATATTCAGTATATGCATATTCATATCTAAGTGTATAGGAAAATCGTCCCATTAATGAGGAATAATTAATATGTATCTGGGATGGCTTGGGTTTAAAAATGAGCTTTACACTACTGAAGATCGTTCGCGCGTAGTCGCACCAGTAATGTTATCAAATTATTATTGCGCGGAAGCATCATGATTCTAGGTAGCACTTGAGTAGCACTAGAAAAAATCTATAATAATATAGATAAATTAAGTATCTGAAAAATTGGTGGGTGTAACAGGGATTGAACCTGTGACCTCTTCCATGTCAATTGGCGTAATTCATACGTACCGGTTTTAACCGTGATGTATCACGATTAATAGATCATTGATTTATATCGAAATAATACGAGCGATTATTAATCGCCATGTACTAAGTTGTACCCACAAAGTAGCAGTCTGGTAGCACTGTACAGTAGCAATTACACTGATTTAAAACCGGTTTGGCGCGTTTAACATCACGCCAGTCATACCTATTTCCAACGATCATAAACCAGTTTGGCGACTTGGGCGATGACAGCCTCGCGCTCTTTCGTCGACGCTGCCGAGTCTTTAATGAACACAGCGAGTGCAATGTGTTTATGTTCGTCGACTGTAATCAGGCCAATGTCGTTGGTCGCAGCTGTCACACCATTAGTGGTTTGCGAGGTACCCGTTTTGTGAGCGACCTTGACGCCTTGAGGGAGTTGACCTTTTAGACGGTTCAGCCCCGTTTCAGTTTCTGTCATTAACCGTAGCAAATAAGACCGGCTGGAAGCCGACAGACCAACCCCTTGTTGGAGCAGGCCTAACAACTTGACCGCTTCGACTGGCTTGGCC contains:
- the mobF gene encoding MobF family relaxase; translation: MIASNSAGHAKQYFSEALLKSDYYLDDQELAGRMQGKLAERMGLAGLVNKEVFHDLCDNIDPNTGKPLTPRTKENRITGYDISFSCPKSVSILHGLSNDDRILTAFQESVRQTMQDIERDSKTRVRQNGVSEDRETGELIWSEFVHQTARPLDGSLPDPQLHAHCFVQNATWDSAEQRIKAARFTDIKRDMPYYQEMFFKRLSDRLMDGGYQIRRTEKSFEVEGVPQNVIDLFSKRTDEINRVAKEKGIVDPKEVSELGARTRSKKQRGHSMNELKENWRQQIMDLGPLKDGEGKRTLRHAAPVQDKSGITPQICVDHAIDHGFERASVQGERRLLASAYRHSIGNRSVSLDQITADLKDDARLVHVEEKGRTFSTTKQVLSEEQRMVTLARQGQGKLKPLYDKVPDLKLDGQQAEAVRHVLTTPHRVSIIRGAAGTGKTTLMKEAVGLMEQAGKKVTVVAPSSQASRGVLREEGFQEAETVARLLVDEKMQANLQGQVIWCDEAGLLGTKDMTALLEIATKQNARLILGGDTRQHSSVVRGDALRILNTVGGIKTAEVSRIYRQRNADYRSTVEDLAQGDVAKAFQKLDGMEAIQSIDPLQPNSQLVKDYVDTVKKGKSALVVSPTHAQGEAVTGDIRRTLQERGLLSKKEVTASRLVNLNLTEAERGDWRNFKPGQVIQFNQNLTGIKRGSVWTVEIATDKGVTIKDDQGHALPLPTVRSRDYDVYHQSEISLAKGDAVRITRNGFDRDGTRMNNGQTLDVLKVSKQGDVILRNAQSKVEYRLDKEFGHIAHNYCVTSHASQGKTVDEVFISQPASTFSATNAKQFYVSVSRGRDRVRIYTDDKEQLMLQASQMGDRQSALELVGRKNRTTDLVQQRIRDELNRQPVNRDKPKDVAKPPRFKDRDYEPGL
- a CDS encoding GNAT family acetyltransferase; its protein translation is MEISALTLSEIDSATALWTSAGLTRPWNDPQADIKFALATPSSTVLAGRLDGAVIATVMVGFDGHRGWVYYLAVEDAHRGRGFGAAMMQAAENWLVKHGVPKLLLMIRPENDTVLKFYEAIGYSLNEVIVMQKKLGDSAN
- a CDS encoding ArdC family protein, giving the protein MPTTTHKHRTNSKTKTTTPAPESPTHNDVYSRVTGKIITDLEAGNLTWRKPWHSDHLAGQVMRPLRWNGIPYQGINTLLLWGTAAEQGYASPYWMTYKQAVELKANVCKGEKATQIVYADKFTVEDKTDNNEIVTSQIPFLKPYAVFNAAQIDGLDDRFYKRSGPAVVDTKSRNQQLETFFAETKADIYTGREASYAISTDRVQMPPFESFVSVESYYAILAHEITHWTRHPTRLDRDLGRKVYGDAGYAREELVAELGACFLAADLGFEPMPEAKHAAYIQSWLQALQNDKRLIFSAASHAQKAVEYLYSLQSSCVI
- a CDS encoding JAB domain-containing protein translates to MEQLTLQHLFKVNEVEIVYRNKIPYQDRLQITSSSTAYEILLASWDENRLELVEQFKILLLDQKNNCLAVSGISSGSISSCTADPKIIFATALKVGASAIILAHNHPSGNLQPSEADKSLTRKLKEGGKLLDIAVLDHLIITPRSYCSFADDGLMPS
- a CDS encoding toprim domain-containing protein codes for the protein MNIHDAKEIPIVEILSRLDIHPKKTSPGKHLYLSPVREEKTPSFYVYLKTNRWHDFGDGRGGDPVDLARAFLKFTREADTTADALRWIKNIGLGPYKFTPVHREPTEPEEPGLILKKAKPLQHLGLIHYLEKRGIPLELARQHSKEVHVKNQRSGKSFFALGFDNEEGGYELRNPFFKGSLGPKTISFIRGKEPKPDSIHLFEGYFDYLSAIARLQGEGFKGDTIVLNSVSNLKQIAPYIQGYGYRIAYSWFDNDKAGDTATASLADFLTTQNDLTHQRMNRLYAPHKDVNAWHMHTLDLTL
- a CDS encoding helix-turn-helix domain-containing protein codes for the protein MKTDQEPLLDRKTAAKYLRVSPGTLAVWDCTKRYNLEPIKIGRAVRYRRSSLDKFIEDRLWKS